TGGATGAGCTCACAGGAAGCAAAAGATTACGGCATGATTGACGAAGTCCTTATGCGCAAACCTGCGGCTATATAATTAAAGGTATAAAGATTAAATTGAATAATTAACATTGGAAGATTCAAAACCATCAAAGAATAAAAAGAAATGTAGCTTTTGCGGACGTCCGGAAAGCGAAGTTTCTTTTTTGATTACGGGGATGAATGGCTACATCTGCGACAGTTGTGCCACTCAGGCTTACGAAATCACTCAGGAAGCTATTGGCGCTGGAAAGCAGGATGGCGCCGGAAAAGCTTTAAATCTCAAAGATCTGCCTAAGCCAGTAGATATTAAGAAGTTTCTTGATCAGTATATAATTGGTCAGGACGATGCCAAACGTTTTCTTTCAGTATCTGTTTATAATCACTATAAACGTTTGTTGCAGAAAGATAACGGAGATGATGTGGAAATTGAAAAATCAAACATTATAATGGTGGGAAGTACCGGTACCGGTAAAACTCTTTTGGCAAGAACCATTGCTAAACTACTGCATGTACCTTTTACTATTGTTGATGCAACAGTACTTACAGAAGCCGGTTATGTTGGCGAAGATATCGAAAGTATCCTTACCCGTCTGCTACAGGTGGCCGATTATAACGTTCCTGAAGCAGAAAGAGGCATTGTGTTTATTGACGAGATAGATAAAATTGCCCGTAAAGGCGATAATCCTTCTATTACTCGTGATGTAAGTGGCGAAGGTGTTCAACAAGGCTTGCTGAAATTACTGGAAGGATCAATTGTTAATGTTCCGCCACAAGGTGGACGTAAACATCCTGACCAGAAGATGATTCCGGTAAATACCAAGAATATTTTATTCATTTGCGGAGGTGCATTCGACGGTATTGAGAAGAAAATAGCGCAACGTTTGAATACTCATGTAGTAGGATACAGTGCTTCTCAGGCTACAGCTGTTATCGATAAGAAGAATATGATGCAGTATATCGCTCCTCAGGATTTAAAGTCCTTTGGATTAATCCCGGAGATTATTGGTCGTCTGCCTGTACTTACTTATCTGAATCCGCTTGACAGAAATGCATTACGTGCAATTTTAACTGAACCGAAGAATTCAATTATCAAACAGTATGTTAAACTCTTCGAGATGGATAAAATTGAGCTGACTTTCGAAGAGCAAGTCTATGAATATATCGTAGATAAGGCTGTAGAATATAAGCTTGGCGCACGCGGATTACGTTCTATTGTTGAGACAATAATGATGGATGTGATGTTTGAAATCCCATCTCAAGGTAAGGCCGAATATCATGTTACGCTGGAATATGCCAAACAACAACTGGATAAAGCAAACATTGCTCGTTTGCAAACAGCTTAATATCACAGAGATAAGCTGAAAATATAAAGGTAAACTTTATTTTTTGAAAAATAATCTGTGGAAAATTCGTATTATTTAAGAAGTTGTTTATAACTTTGTTTGAGTTCAATATGAAGAATTGAACCATCGCATGACGAATAGCCAAAAAACAACTTAAGACAATGGCAGAGAAGAACAAATTAACGGAACAATTAAAAGCGTACTTTGGATTTGATAAATTCAAGGGGAATCAAGAGGCGATAATTAAAAATGTATTGGCCGGGAATGATACGTTTGTACTTATGCCCACAGGTGGGGGTAAGTCTCTTTGTTATCAGCTACCTTCTTTAGTGATGGAAGGAACGGCAATCGTTATTTCTCCCTTAATTGCCCTGATGAAAAATCAGGTTGATGCTATGCGCAACTTTAGTGAAGAAGATGGTATTGCCCATTTTATAAACTCTTCACTAAATAAAGCGGCCATCGATCAGGTAAAATCAGATATTCTTTCCGGAAAGACCAAGTTGCTCTATGTAGCACCCGAGTCATTAACGAAGGATGAGAACGTTGAGTTCCTGAAAAAAGTTAAGATATCTTTCTATGCTGTTGACGAAGCTCACTGTATTTCAGAATGGGGACACGATTTTCGTCCCGAATATCGGCGGATTCGTCCCATTATTAATGAAATAGGGAAAGCTCCACTTATAGCTTTAACAGCTACGGCAACCCCGAAGGTGCAACATGATATTCAGAAAAATCTCGGGATGATTGATGCGGAAGTCTACAAGTCTTCCTTTAATCGCCCCAATCTTTACTATGAGGTACGTCCTAAAACAAATAGTATTGATAAAGAAATTATTAAGTTTATCAAAGCTAACAACGG
This genomic interval from uncultured Bacteroides sp. contains the following:
- the clpX gene encoding ATP-dependent Clp protease ATP-binding subunit ClpX codes for the protein MEDSKPSKNKKKCSFCGRPESEVSFLITGMNGYICDSCATQAYEITQEAIGAGKQDGAGKALNLKDLPKPVDIKKFLDQYIIGQDDAKRFLSVSVYNHYKRLLQKDNGDDVEIEKSNIIMVGSTGTGKTLLARTIAKLLHVPFTIVDATVLTEAGYVGEDIESILTRLLQVADYNVPEAERGIVFIDEIDKIARKGDNPSITRDVSGEGVQQGLLKLLEGSIVNVPPQGGRKHPDQKMIPVNTKNILFICGGAFDGIEKKIAQRLNTHVVGYSASQATAVIDKKNMMQYIAPQDLKSFGLIPEIIGRLPVLTYLNPLDRNALRAILTEPKNSIIKQYVKLFEMDKIELTFEEQVYEYIVDKAVEYKLGARGLRSIVETIMMDVMFEIPSQGKAEYHVTLEYAKQQLDKANIARLQTA